The nucleotide sequence TGCGAGCCCGCGGGGCCCGTATACACATCTGGGCTGCGCGGCGGCCTGACGCCGGAGGAAACGGCGCGGCTGCGGGCCTTGGGCGCCGAGGTACGCGCCACAGGCCGCGGTGGCCTGGCCACTTTCCATGGGCCGGGCCAGCTGCTCTGCCACTCGGTGCTAGATCTGCGACGCCTGGGCCTGCGCCTGCGCACCCACGTGGCTGCGCTGGAGTCGTGCGCGGTGCGCGTGTGCGAGCTCCAGGGCTTGCACGGAGCCCGCGCGCGGCCCCCACCCTACACCGGCGTCTGGCTGGGGGAGCGCAAAGTCTGCGCGATCGGTTAGTGCTATGGGCTAGGGcggggctggaggcggggcttGGCAGAACTGGACCAATGGAGGTGAGGGCAAGCGCGGGCTGGGAGGAAGTGGATCTGGCGCGGGCTTTAATAAATCAAAATTGCCCGCTGCGTTTGAGTTTTTTAAGCCTTCTCACGGATCTCATTTCCGCAGCTCTCAGGAGGGCCTTCAATGGTCATTTCCAATATTCATCTTTTTGAGAAGTGAATTGCCATGTTACTTCCAATGAATCACAATGTCTGGACAATAATGAAGCTTagtagttttcaaactttttttttaaacaacttaatCTGTTAAAAGACATTTTCTGGAATTTCCATAATTGCGGCAGCTGTGGAGCCACACACTCCTCTCcagctttgtccccctcccccgaTCTGTGCACAACCCCTTGAATGCtcaaaaacaaagctggaaaaccAATGATCCAGTCCAGTTCCTTCATTGTACCGAGGGGATCTTGAAGCCCAGGGAGGAAAGGTATCCACTCTGAGACCCTTTGGCTTGTCTTGCAGGAGTCCGCTGTGGAAGGCACATCACGTCCCACGGCCTGGCTTTGAACTGTTCTACAGACCTCGTGTGGTTTGAGCACATCGTCCCCTGCGGGCTGGTTGGGACAGGCGTCACCTCTCTGAGTGAGGAACTCCAAAGGCACGTCAGTGTGGATGAAGTAATACCACCTTTCCTTGAGGCCTTTAGGGAGACCTACAAATGCACATTTATCTCAGAGGACAGCCCCAACTAAAGGATGTTCATGTTATCACAGCTGGGAGGTTGTGCTTGAAAAGCACCAAGCCTGACTTGGAGTCACGGAAACCCAGATTCTAGACCTGGCCCTGTCATTCACTCACCATGAGACTATGAACAAATTATGAGCCCTTAGCATTGTTTCCATATGTGTACtggtttatttatgtcttctcatCTACCTCAGATATAGTAGAtttgaaaacattctgaaaaGCAACACATGCTATATAAATGTAAGACATTAGCACTGCTATTGACATCATTTTCTCAGCTTAGAGAAACTCAGACGTAATcagttctcaaatatttattgcttCCTAAATACTGTATTTAATTGGACAATTCTGAGATCCAGTTCCTTTGACTTTATAGGAATCATACCTCTGGATAGCCCAGGTGAAGGTAATGTGGTGGGGTGCTTTTTCATTCTCAAGAGATCTAGGTGCTTTCtacaatggaaggaaaaaagggaagggatctttaaagaacaaaatgagatttTTGCCTTCCTGGGTTGGATTCTCCAAGCCCAATAGCTATTTTTAGTTAGGTAACCTGAGCTAGACCAGAGCCAGGGAAAAGACCAGAGTAATATCTTACATTATACAAATGTCAAAGGTAGAAGTAAGTTTTCCTTAAGTGAGATCCCTCAATTTATAAAGCTGTGTAATTATTCATTGCTATgcaacaaatcaccccaaaatgtAATGGCTTAAAACCATAAACATTGTCTCATATATATtatgtgggtcaggaatttgggagaagcttagctgggtggttctgggtGGAGATCTCTTATGAGGTATAGTCAAGATGTCAGCTGGGGCAGccatcatctgaaggcttgactgggatTGGAGGATCACTTTCAAAGATGGTTCACTCTGATTCGTTGGTACTGGTTGTTGACAGGGGGCCTGGGTTCTTCACCAAGTGAGCCGCTCCATAGAGCTGCTTTTTCTCCTGGAGCAAGTGATGCCTGAAAGAGACAAGGTGGAAGCCAAAATGTCTTATGACCCAGCCTTGGAAGTTACAGAGTCATTTCTACAGTCTCCTAACACGGGAACCCTACTCAGTGTGGAAGGGACTGCACAGGGTGATGGGAAGTAAAGATCTTTAGGACTACCTTAGAGACTGGCTACCACAGGCAGTTAGGGTGGAAAGATCCTTGAATGAGAAGACAGGTGACCCAGGTTGCAGTCCCAGCTTTTTGAGCAAGTCGTTTACCCTCTCTGCACTTCAGTTTGCCCTACACAAGCACTGTTcaatagaaatacaatgtgagccacattgtaattttatgttttctagtagccacattaaaaaggaaaaataaacaggtgaCATTAATGATACTTTAATTAACCTAATAGACCCCAGATATTGTcagtataaaaatgttttacGTTCCTTTTCTCCATACTATATCCAGATATTCAGTGTGTATTTTCCGCTTTATAGCACATCTCATTTTGGAGTCATCACACTTCAGCTCTTcagtagtcacatgtggctagagGCTACCACACAGTAAAGTGCCAGCTTTAGGTAATATGGTATCTAAAGTCCTTTTTTGAGCTTCCAGTATCCTGTGACCCCACTGCcttggagaagaaagaggagttCTCCCACTTCTGGGGCACACAGTTTATATCAGTTATTCAAGCTGGAAGAGAATTTGGAGGTATGTTCCTGTCTCCTCATTGTACAGAGATGAAACCAAGACTTTGGAAAAAACTTGCTCAAGACCACACAGTAAGTTAATCACAAAGCTAGGACTGGGTCCCAGATATAAGCCCATTTCTCATGCTCTTTTCCTGCTCTGCATACTGACTTAGAGCTCAGGGTAATATGCTTTCTATCATGGACACTTGGTCAGTATTCGTGGATTGCTAGTTTGTCCACCCATCATTAACCTATATTCTTTCTAGGCCTTTTATTTCCCTCCATGGAGCCAACAGTACTGTTGTAGGAAGGTGGGAGGTGAGTAGTAGTTGACAATTACTTTGTAGTATTACTGccaagaaggaaaacaattaTTCCCGGGAAAAGTGGAGTTAGGTTCTCATGGTTGGAAGGCTGTGCATAGTGTTGCTCCCCATCTAGTACTCGACTCCCCTCTCTAGCAACCCTAGCAACTGACCATAAAGCCTGATCTTGAATACCTCCAGAGACTGGTAAAGAAACATTCACTCCATTTATTTTTGGTACCAGGTACTGTGTTAGCCCTCTTAAGTACATTCTCTCATTTAGCAACTGGATCACTGGGAATCGTTCTGCATGGTGTAGTGACTGAGTTACCTGGCCTTCCTGAGCCTCTGTTTCATTAGGCTCAAG is from Neofelis nebulosa isolate mNeoNeb1 chromosome 10, mNeoNeb1.pri, whole genome shotgun sequence and encodes:
- the LIPT2 gene encoding putative lipoyltransferase 2, mitochondrial; amino-acid sequence: MLQPVVRLVRLNRLPYAELLALQERWLRRLQAEPGSEALSAAEAGALLLCEPAGPVYTSGLRGGLTPEETARLRALGAEVRATGRGGLATFHGPGQLLCHSVLDLRRLGLRLRTHVAALESCAVRVCELQGLHGARARPPPYTGVWLGERKVCAIGVRCGRHITSHGLALNCSTDLVWFEHIVPCGLVGTGVTSLSEELQRHVSVDEVIPPFLEAFRETYKCTFISEDSPN